One stretch of Planococcus sp. PAMC 21323 DNA includes these proteins:
- a CDS encoding dimethylarginine dimethylaminohydrolase family protein: MFKNVIVKTPGKSYVNGLTTSDLGKPDYDLLLEQHAAYIEALKTCGVEVTHLAESEEYPDSTFVEDAAVLTPEFAMITNPGAESRNGEKEEIEAVLKKFYSKFHYITSGTLDGGDVLQVDKHFYVGISERTNQQGAEQFKEIVESEDYTATIVELQEFFHLKTGIAYLGDNTVAAAGEFLDHPDFATYEKVQIPAEDEYSANCIKVNEYVIIPKGYEETKQKLAERGLETIELEMSEFQKHDGGLSCLSLRF, encoded by the coding sequence ATGTTTAAAAATGTCATTGTTAAAACTCCAGGAAAAAGTTATGTAAATGGATTAACTACATCAGACCTCGGCAAGCCAGATTACGATCTTTTGCTCGAACAACACGCAGCTTATATCGAAGCATTAAAAACGTGTGGGGTTGAAGTTACGCATTTAGCAGAAAGTGAAGAATACCCAGATTCGACATTTGTTGAAGACGCAGCGGTATTAACACCGGAATTTGCGATGATCACCAACCCTGGCGCAGAAAGTCGCAACGGCGAAAAAGAAGAAATCGAAGCGGTGTTAAAAAAATTCTATTCGAAATTCCATTACATTACGTCAGGCACGTTGGATGGTGGAGATGTTTTGCAAGTAGACAAACATTTTTACGTCGGCATCTCTGAACGTACAAATCAGCAAGGAGCCGAACAGTTTAAAGAAATCGTCGAGTCTGAAGATTATACAGCAACGATTGTTGAACTGCAAGAATTTTTCCACTTGAAAACAGGCATTGCTTATCTTGGAGACAACACCGTTGCGGCAGCTGGAGAGTTTCTGGATCATCCCGATTTTGCAACGTATGAAAAAGTCCAAATTCCGGCTGAAGATGAATATTCCGCAAATTGCATCAAAGTGAACGAGTACGTGATCATTCCAAAAGGCTATGAGGAAACCAAACAAAAGCTAGCGGAACGCGGCCTTGAAACGATTGAACTTGAAATGTCGGAATTCCAAAAACACGACGGCGGACTTAGCTGCTTGTCATTGCGATTTTAA
- a CDS encoding dimethylarginine dimethylaminohydrolase family protein, whose protein sequence is MYHPLERVIVKHPNEAFISQQHIQNEWQKLNYLSEPDFEKAKKEYAEFISLLSKHVPIIDYLPLSEHVSMDSIYAHDPVKFTSEGAIILKSGKELRQPEAQVYRKFLEDKEIPILGELTGDATADGGDMVWLDERVLAVGNGYRTNEEAIRQIKEMTAHMVDEFIEVQLPHADGEEECLHLMSFISMVDKDLAVVYSPLMPVAFRKKLLARGIQLIEVPKAEYDLLGCNVLAVAPSVCIMVAGNELTKHQLQQAGAIVYEYEGEEISVKGTGGPTCLTSPAVRLKTTEKRGYSHV, encoded by the coding sequence ATGTATCATCCGTTAGAACGGGTGATTGTCAAACATCCAAACGAGGCTTTTATCAGCCAGCAACATATTCAAAACGAGTGGCAAAAACTCAATTATTTATCTGAACCTGATTTTGAAAAAGCGAAAAAAGAATATGCTGAATTTATTTCATTACTATCAAAACACGTTCCAATTATCGACTATTTGCCTTTATCGGAACATGTCAGTATGGATTCTATTTATGCGCATGATCCTGTGAAGTTTACATCTGAAGGAGCGATTATCTTAAAGTCTGGGAAAGAATTACGTCAGCCTGAAGCTCAAGTTTATCGTAAGTTTTTGGAAGACAAAGAAATCCCCATCCTTGGTGAACTAACAGGTGATGCAACAGCGGACGGTGGAGATATGGTTTGGCTCGATGAACGTGTGCTAGCTGTTGGTAACGGTTACAGAACTAACGAAGAAGCAATTCGCCAAATTAAAGAAATGACGGCACATATGGTGGATGAATTTATCGAAGTTCAGTTGCCGCATGCAGACGGAGAAGAAGAATGCCTTCATCTCATGTCATTTATCAGCATGGTCGATAAAGACCTCGCAGTCGTCTATTCGCCATTAATGCCAGTTGCATTTCGAAAAAAACTTCTGGCCCGTGGCATTCAATTGATCGAAGTACCAAAAGCAGAATACGACCTTCTTGGCTGTAATGTATTGGCCGTTGCACCGAGTGTTTGCATTATGGTGGCTGGCAATGAATTGACAAAACACCAATTGCAACAAGCAGGAGCGATTGTCTACGAATACGAAGGCGAAGAAATTAGCGTTAAAGGAACGGGTGGACCAACATGTCTCACAAGTCCTGCCGTACGGCTCAAAACTACAGAAAAAAGGGGATACTCACATGTTTAA
- a CDS encoding IclR family transcriptional regulator, whose product MQSIDRAMGVVKLLVSRSTEGGLSISELASECELPVSSMHRLLKSMAVHGMIQQNAKTKHYDLGDIWLEYGLHMYDTMDYISTIRPELVTLMDKTGESVYLSQPMGSESLITERIDNENHAIRVYDKLGSRIPLHIGAANKTMLANMPNAEVKKILHTYIDKEQHSTFYELLEQIKKQGYAISHSERTEGTSSVGAPILNGFGKVQGALSIGVVSHNLTEERLAFLAEQIKETSKRISAKLGYNN is encoded by the coding sequence ATGCAGTCAATCGACCGGGCAATGGGTGTAGTAAAATTATTAGTGTCTCGATCTACTGAAGGAGGCTTGTCGATTTCAGAACTAGCAAGTGAATGCGAGCTTCCCGTTAGTTCCATGCACCGGTTATTGAAATCTATGGCCGTCCACGGCATGATTCAACAAAACGCCAAAACAAAACATTATGATTTAGGGGATATTTGGTTAGAGTATGGTTTGCATATGTACGATACGATGGACTATATCAGCACCATCAGACCTGAGTTAGTAACTCTCATGGATAAAACAGGAGAAAGCGTCTACTTAAGCCAACCCATGGGCAGCGAATCATTAATCACCGAGCGCATCGACAACGAAAATCACGCGATTCGGGTTTACGACAAGCTGGGATCCCGTATTCCGTTGCATATCGGAGCCGCCAATAAAACCATGCTTGCCAATATGCCCAATGCCGAAGTAAAAAAGATTCTCCATACGTATATCGATAAAGAACAACATTCCACTTTTTACGAACTGTTAGAACAAATAAAAAAACAAGGCTATGCGATCAGCCATAGTGAACGAACAGAAGGCACTTCATCTGTCGGTGCTCCGATTTTAAACGGTTTTGGAAAAGTTCAAGGAGCGCTTAGTATTGGTGTCGTGAGTCATAACTTAACAGAAGAACGATTGGCATTTCTTGCCGAACAAATAAAAGAAACGAGCAAACGCATTTCTGCTAAATTGGGATACAATAATTAA
- a CDS encoding putative bifunctional diguanylate cyclase/phosphodiesterase produces MKLSKLKKWFAFYIFIHISFYYYFVLSAGSNDRGYLMAANFFSWLAPTIACVVLFYIYRKTKVQSRLFWLFFALGCFNYSIAESIWFYTDSILQEEVPYPGWADFFYFLQIFFYSVAFVYYLKQKKEISYEVKFFFDIMIIIIVSTALSWHFLIQNLLPGQGASLPLLIVSIGYPFGDLLLLFGAICLYISRPSSLSNRLLALMITGLVIQVFADSAFLYSTIFDTYVSGSLYDPLWSLSVLLVAFASLHALDPQKDLGSTDTYSPSDNQISLRLLLPYFSLMILFVVINAEQQKGITGLILCASLATALLIGRQIFTLRDNRRLVLNYDQLTSSLEHKIEQRTTEVTLKNNQLKKAVQQMKHIAYHDVLTNLPNRRLFLDYLEDSILEAQELQEKVAVVFIDLDRFKNINDTFGHEFGDLLLQGFSERIKQNLRSDDIVSRQGGDEFTLILNNIYDECDISPLIQRLQTALIKPLIVNEHELHISMSIGIALYPNDGQTASELLKHADNAMYSAKAKGKNNFQFFSEDMALVASRKIALENNMRRAITHKEFILYYQPQVNVETGDIIGMEALIRWKNTDGEIISPAEFIPLAEETRLILTMGEWVLYTACEQAKKWHDAGHCHLKLAVNLSPLQFLHEDLMDMVKQTLHKTGFPASSLELEITEGVAVDDAEIAIVRMQELREIGVKIAIDDFGTGYSSLSYLKRFPINNLKIAQPFVQDMATNPSDKALVEAMVFIAHNLNMSVIAEGVETDEQLTLLKQLGCDEIQGYLYSKPLPPDHFEDLLLDELVLEKISRHM; encoded by the coding sequence ATGAAGCTTTCAAAGCTTAAAAAATGGTTTGCTTTTTATATTTTTATACATATTTCTTTCTATTACTATTTTGTTTTATCTGCCGGTTCAAATGATCGCGGTTATTTAATGGCTGCTAACTTTTTTTCGTGGCTAGCTCCTACCATTGCCTGTGTTGTTCTTTTTTACATTTACCGAAAAACAAAAGTGCAAAGTCGTCTTTTCTGGTTATTTTTTGCACTTGGGTGTTTTAACTATTCGATTGCAGAAAGTATTTGGTTTTATACGGATAGTATTTTACAAGAAGAAGTTCCTTACCCTGGCTGGGCAGACTTTTTTTATTTTCTTCAAATTTTCTTCTATTCGGTGGCTTTTGTTTATTATTTGAAACAAAAGAAAGAAATTTCCTATGAGGTGAAATTCTTTTTCGATATCATGATCATCATCATTGTATCCACTGCCCTTAGTTGGCATTTTCTTATCCAAAACTTACTTCCCGGACAAGGCGCTTCACTCCCATTACTGATTGTTTCAATCGGCTATCCTTTTGGTGATTTGTTGCTACTTTTTGGTGCGATTTGTCTCTATATTAGCCGACCATCTTCTCTTTCAAATCGATTATTAGCTCTTATGATTACGGGTTTAGTTATTCAAGTTTTCGCGGATAGTGCTTTTCTCTATTCTACAATCTTTGATACTTACGTTTCTGGTAGTTTGTATGACCCACTATGGTCGCTTAGCGTATTATTGGTTGCTTTTGCTAGCTTACACGCACTTGATCCACAAAAAGACCTTGGTTCAACGGACACGTACTCGCCAAGTGATAACCAAATTTCGTTGCGTTTACTGCTACCGTATTTTAGTTTGATGATCTTATTTGTGGTGATCAATGCGGAACAGCAAAAAGGAATTACGGGTTTGATATTATGCGCTAGTCTTGCGACTGCTTTACTCATTGGCCGACAGATATTCACATTACGCGATAATCGACGGTTGGTGCTCAACTACGATCAGTTAACCTCGAGCCTTGAGCATAAAATTGAGCAACGAACGACGGAAGTTACACTGAAAAATAACCAATTGAAAAAAGCCGTGCAACAAATGAAACATATTGCTTATCACGATGTGTTAACCAATTTACCTAATAGAAGGCTGTTTTTGGATTATCTAGAAGACTCGATACTCGAAGCGCAAGAGCTACAAGAAAAAGTTGCTGTGGTGTTTATTGATTTAGATCGCTTTAAGAACATTAATGATACTTTTGGTCATGAATTTGGCGATTTATTGCTGCAAGGCTTTTCTGAAAGGATCAAACAAAACTTACGCTCGGACGATATCGTTTCTCGGCAAGGTGGAGACGAGTTTACGCTGATTCTCAACAATATTTACGATGAATGCGATATCTCGCCACTCATTCAGCGCCTGCAAACTGCTTTGATAAAGCCTTTAATCGTTAACGAACACGAATTGCATATTTCAATGAGCATTGGCATCGCTCTTTATCCCAATGATGGCCAAACGGCAAGCGAATTATTAAAGCATGCAGACAATGCCATGTATAGCGCAAAAGCTAAAGGTAAAAATAATTTCCAGTTTTTTTCAGAAGATATGGCTTTAGTCGCTTCTCGAAAAATAGCGCTCGAAAATAATATGCGCCGCGCTATAACGCATAAAGAGTTTATCCTGTATTATCAGCCACAAGTTAACGTAGAAACGGGTGACATTATTGGCATGGAAGCTTTAATACGCTGGAAAAATACCGACGGTGAAATTATATCGCCAGCAGAATTTATCCCGCTAGCAGAAGAAACGCGCTTGATCTTGACTATGGGCGAATGGGTTCTTTACACGGCATGCGAACAGGCAAAAAAATGGCATGATGCGGGCCATTGTCACTTAAAGCTTGCTGTCAATTTATCGCCCCTTCAGTTTTTACATGAAGATTTAATGGATATGGTGAAACAAACGCTCCATAAAACAGGTTTTCCTGCATCTTCACTTGAATTAGAAATAACCGAAGGCGTCGCTGTCGACGATGCCGAAATAGCAATTGTTCGAATGCAAGAGTTGAGGGAAATTGGCGTGAAAATTGCTATTGATGATTTTGGCACAGGTTATTCTTCACTCAGCTATTTAAAACGATTCCCGATCAACAACTTGAAAATTGCTCAGCCTTTTGTTCAAGATATGGCGACAAATCCTTCTGACAAAGCACTTGTCGAAGCCATGGTCTTTATCGCTCACAACTTGAACATGTCGGTTATTGCAGAAGGTGTCGAAACCGATGAGCAGTTAACTTTATTAAAACAACTAGGCTGTGACGAAATTCAAGGTTACCTCTACAGCAAGCCACTGCCTCCCGACCATTTTGAAGACTTACTTCTTGATGAGCTTGTTTTAGAAAAGATTTCTAGACATATGTGA
- a CDS encoding putative bifunctional diguanylate cyclase/phosphodiesterase produces the protein MKPSTIKKWFAAYIFLHISSYYFFILVNANTDTYDVIIQTLSWLAPIIACATLFYVSRKSVGNNRIFWLLLSLGCLSYIAAESISFVSHTAFDLVLPYPGWPDLFYFLQIAFFLAAFVYQLTQNKQASYQIKFIFDMMIIIAVSTALSWHFLIRHLLPTESDSLLLLVVSLGYPIGDLLLLFGAVSFYIGSSQPLPSRVLFLIVVGLIFQVFADTAHLYSTFANTYVSGNLYDPLWALSLLLVALAGLCSLDPTEKIMPKRVLAAGDEQLSFRMLLPYFSLLILFIAMVAEQTESMNGLIAGAGVAALLIISRQIFTMQDNRRLIFKYDQLTSALEHKVEQRTIEVTSKNEQLKDSVQQMKHLAYYDLLSGLPNRRLFLEKLEAAIVSAKQNSHKLAVVFIDLDRFKNINDTFGHDFGDLLLQEFSQRIRENLRSIDTLSRQGGDEFTLILDYVKNEKDIESIIRKLQRTLEKPLTINEQELFISMSIGISIYPKDGETANELMKHADNAMYSAKEKGRNNYQFFSNDMAFIAARKTALENDLNRAIINKEFTLHYQPQIQAATGKITGMEALIRWQKSDGSIISPAEFIPLAEETRLILPIGEWVLQTACLQAKEWHDSGYSHLKIAVNLSSLQFLHDDLMKVVQKALKTSRLPASSLELEITESVALDDAEKAIARMQTLRAMGVQIAIDDFGTGYSSLNYLKRFPLTNLKIAQPFVQDMATNPRDKSLVEAIVFIAHSFDMSVIAEGVETEEQFALLKELNCDEIQGFLFSRPLPAHHFTKLLKTGLPSVNMV, from the coding sequence ATGAAGCCTTCAACTATTAAAAAGTGGTTCGCCGCATATATTTTCTTACATATCTCTAGCTATTATTTCTTTATTTTAGTTAATGCCAACACAGATACTTATGACGTAATCATTCAAACGCTTTCATGGCTAGCTCCGATCATAGCCTGTGCAACTCTTTTTTACGTTTCTCGAAAGTCAGTTGGTAACAATCGAATATTTTGGCTGCTGCTGTCACTTGGATGTTTAAGTTATATTGCTGCAGAAAGCATTTCGTTCGTTAGCCACACCGCTTTTGATCTTGTGCTTCCTTATCCCGGATGGCCCGACTTGTTTTACTTTCTTCAAATCGCTTTCTTCCTAGCTGCTTTTGTTTATCAACTTACACAGAACAAACAGGCATCTTATCAGATTAAATTCATTTTCGACATGATGATTATTATTGCTGTATCTACTGCGCTTAGTTGGCATTTCCTTATCCGACATTTGCTGCCTACAGAATCAGATTCACTCTTGTTACTCGTTGTATCACTTGGTTACCCCATTGGAGACTTGCTTCTACTATTTGGTGCGGTTAGCTTTTACATCGGCAGTTCCCAGCCCCTTCCATCTCGCGTACTTTTTCTAATAGTTGTCGGTTTAATATTTCAAGTTTTTGCGGATACTGCTCATCTCTATTCGACATTCGCAAACACCTATGTTTCAGGGAATTTATATGACCCATTGTGGGCACTGAGCCTTCTACTCGTTGCGCTTGCTGGCTTATGTTCGCTCGACCCTACAGAAAAAATAATGCCAAAACGGGTTTTAGCAGCAGGTGACGAACAATTATCTTTCCGGATGTTATTGCCTTATTTCAGCTTGCTTATATTGTTTATCGCTATGGTGGCTGAGCAAACAGAATCGATGAACGGTTTGATCGCGGGTGCCGGCGTTGCAGCCCTGTTAATTATATCTAGACAAATTTTCACCATGCAGGATAATCGGCGGTTGATCTTTAAATACGACCAACTCACTTCTGCTCTCGAACACAAAGTCGAGCAACGAACGATAGAAGTGACTTCTAAAAACGAGCAACTAAAAGATTCCGTTCAACAAATGAAGCACTTGGCTTATTACGATCTATTGAGTGGTCTCCCAAACAGAAGACTGTTTCTTGAAAAATTAGAGGCCGCTATCGTTTCAGCCAAGCAGAACTCACATAAACTTGCGGTCGTTTTTATCGACCTAGATCGATTTAAAAACATTAATGACACGTTTGGTCATGATTTTGGTGATTTGTTGCTTCAAGAGTTTTCTCAAAGAATTAGAGAAAACTTACGTTCGATCGACACGCTTTCTCGACAAGGTGGAGATGAGTTCACGCTAATTCTCGATTACGTTAAGAACGAAAAAGATATCGAATCCATCATTCGAAAACTTCAAAGAACGCTTGAAAAACCTTTAACCATAAATGAACAAGAACTCTTTATCTCAATGAGTATTGGTATTTCAATTTATCCAAAAGATGGAGAAACAGCGAACGAGTTGATGAAACACGCTGATAATGCCATGTATAGCGCTAAAGAAAAGGGCAGAAACAATTATCAATTTTTCTCCAATGATATGGCCTTTATCGCTGCACGAAAAACGGCATTGGAAAACGATTTAAACCGTGCCATTATCAATAAAGAATTCACCTTGCATTATCAGCCTCAAATACAAGCTGCAACAGGAAAAATTACGGGAATGGAAGCGCTAATTCGCTGGCAAAAATCAGACGGTAGCATCATTTCACCCGCTGAATTTATCCCATTAGCAGAAGAAACACGATTGATCTTGCCAATAGGCGAATGGGTTCTTCAAACAGCTTGTCTACAAGCAAAAGAATGGCACGATTCCGGATATTCCCACTTAAAAATTGCGGTAAACTTATCTTCTTTACAGTTTCTTCACGATGACTTGATGAAGGTTGTCCAAAAAGCTTTAAAGACGAGCAGACTTCCGGCGTCCTCTTTAGAGCTAGAGATTACTGAAAGTGTGGCACTCGATGATGCAGAAAAAGCGATAGCACGCATGCAAACCTTAAGAGCAATGGGTGTTCAAATTGCCATTGATGATTTTGGCACTGGCTATTCGTCACTCAACTATTTAAAACGATTCCCACTTACCAATCTAAAAATTGCCCAGCCTTTTGTACAAGACATGGCGACAAACCCGCGTGATAAATCACTTGTTGAAGCGATTGTTTTTATCGCTCATAGTTTTGATATGTCAGTTATCGCAGAAGGTGTGGAAACAGAAGAACAGTTTGCTTTATTAAAAGAGTTGAATTGTGACGAAATTCAAGGATTTCTCTTTAGCAGACCCTTACCTGCTCATCACTTTACAAAGTTGCTAAAAACCGGATTACCTTCAGTGAATATGGTTTAA
- a CDS encoding NADPH-dependent FMN reductase: MNIFSRLFGTKQQEETTMTTLNIGIILGSTREGRLSPQVGNWVKELADKRGDANYTVIDIADYKLPLLGEEGTDASGAAAWSEAIAKQDGFVFITQEYNHSITGSLKNALDYLRAEWNNKAAGIVSYGSVGGARAAEHLRGILGELSVADVRVHPALSLFTDFENGSVLKAAPVQADSVNQMLDQVIPWSTALKTIR; the protein is encoded by the coding sequence ATGAATATATTCAGCAGATTATTTGGAACCAAACAACAGGAGGAAACAACAATGACAACATTAAATATCGGTATAATTTTAGGATCAACACGTGAAGGGCGCTTAAGCCCACAAGTAGGGAACTGGGTAAAAGAATTAGCAGACAAACGCGGAGACGCGAACTATACAGTGATTGACATCGCAGACTACAAATTGCCATTGCTTGGAGAAGAAGGTACAGATGCATCAGGTGCTGCCGCATGGTCAGAAGCGATTGCAAAACAAGATGGCTTTGTCTTTATTACACAAGAATACAACCATTCCATTACGGGATCGTTGAAAAACGCGTTGGACTATTTGCGTGCAGAATGGAATAACAAAGCAGCCGGAATCGTTTCTTATGGTTCAGTCGGTGGTGCTCGTGCAGCAGAACATTTACGTGGCATTTTAGGCGAACTGTCGGTAGCAGATGTGCGTGTACATCCAGCGTTATCATTATTCACTGACTTTGAAAACGGTTCTGTCTTAAAAGCAGCACCGGTTCAAGCAGATTCTGTTAATCAAATGTTAGACCAAGTAATTCCATGGTCAACAGCTTTAAAAACGATTCGTTAA
- a CDS encoding ring-cleaving dioxygenase gives MNELKGIHHVTAITSSAEKNYEFFTYVLGMRLVKKTVNQDDIQTYHLFFADDKGSAGTDMTFFDFPNIPKGTHGTNEIYKTAFRVPTDAALDYWIKRFDKYEVAHKGIQEVFGKKTISFVDFDDQQYMLISDETNKGVASGTPWQNGPVPLEFAITGLGPVHIRIADFDAFKEVLEKAMLMRQIAKEGSFYLFEIGEGGNGAQVIVEHNKLLPQGRQGFGTVHHAAFRVADRNVLEEWINHMQHQGFHTSGYVDRFFFESLYARVAPGVLFEWATDGPGFMGDEPYETVGEKLSLPPFLEAKRDQIEKLVRPIDTVRSTRTFEEEYL, from the coding sequence ATGAATGAATTAAAAGGAATTCACCACGTAACTGCTATTACAAGCTCTGCCGAGAAAAACTATGAATTTTTCACATACGTACTAGGGATGCGTTTAGTAAAGAAAACCGTTAACCAAGACGATATCCAAACGTATCACTTATTTTTCGCAGATGATAAAGGGTCTGCTGGAACCGATATGACGTTCTTTGACTTCCCGAACATTCCGAAAGGAACGCACGGCACGAATGAAATTTACAAAACTGCATTCCGCGTACCAACAGATGCTGCACTCGACTACTGGATTAAACGTTTTGATAAATACGAAGTTGCTCATAAAGGCATTCAAGAAGTATTCGGTAAAAAAACCATCTCATTCGTTGATTTTGACGATCAGCAATACATGCTGATTTCAGATGAAACAAACAAAGGCGTAGCATCGGGTACACCGTGGCAAAACGGTCCGGTACCACTTGAGTTTGCGATTACAGGGTTAGGACCTGTTCATATCCGCATTGCAGACTTTGATGCATTCAAAGAAGTATTGGAAAAAGCGATGTTAATGCGTCAAATCGCTAAAGAGGGCTCGTTCTATTTGTTTGAAATCGGAGAAGGCGGTAATGGTGCGCAAGTCATTGTTGAGCACAATAAATTATTGCCACAAGGTCGCCAAGGCTTTGGTACCGTTCACCATGCGGCATTCCGTGTAGCAGATCGAAACGTTTTAGAAGAGTGGATCAACCATATGCAACATCAAGGATTCCATACTTCTGGTTATGTTGATCGTTTCTTCTTTGAATCGTTGTATGCACGCGTCGCACCAGGAGTTTTGTTCGAATGGGCAACAGATGGTCCAGGATTTATGGGCGATGAGCCATATGAAACAGTAGGAGAAAAATTATCATTGCCGCCTTTCTTAGAAGCAAAACGCGATCAAATAGAAAAATTGGTGCGTCCAATCGATACAGTTCGCAGCACACGCACATTTGAAGAAGAGTATTTATAA
- a CDS encoding sensor histidine kinase translates to MNLHKRFIVQFFIQLFLLSLFFLVLILTIWGIIGFTLSKDEIQSDLSKANASYFTNRITSDSEKQSIAKDLKELVENQGGWLILLDTEGEIVDSYNAPKALKTKFATGDFTDRLWGVSEKNEFFSYWEIELMDMDPLILLYGQRNLAEELLVAASPSVDWQQKRLSLSAEMKKRITKTDAWMQLISAEGQVLDEYGEVNKSSQYTIQELGELQDQNQFLSSVSNEDSNQTVIAGVKKIPTNAWETTFSNRNLIVGLLILLILLMLGTFWYARKFGLPLLVLMQWIQNLGEGRYEQPSQQRNGSSIVNKKGKVKRKYRLYKDLIATLEDLTITLKIHKQQQETLEKTREDWISGLSHDLKTPLSSISGYAQMLEAPEYVWSTQETRKFATIMKEKSSYMMELLEELTLTFRLKNHALPLVKEDTDINEFIRRIVIQFINDPSASNMKFNFEPASSSIRAQIDPKWFQRIIDNLIANAIKYNPSGTEIKISITAIEQHLFIVLIEDDGVGMETETLDKLFNRYYRGTNTEDVTSGTGLGLAITKQLVQLHNGSIHIDSVLEKGTIVRLIVPSK, encoded by the coding sequence ATGAATCTACATAAACGATTTATTGTGCAATTTTTTATTCAATTATTTTTATTGTCTCTATTTTTCTTAGTCCTGATTTTAACGATTTGGGGGATTATTGGTTTCACTCTCTCGAAAGATGAAATTCAATCAGATTTATCAAAGGCGAATGCTAGTTATTTTACGAATAGAATAACTAGTGATTCTGAGAAACAATCTATAGCGAAAGATTTAAAAGAGTTAGTAGAGAATCAGGGTGGTTGGTTGATTCTTTTAGATACAGAAGGAGAAATAGTTGATTCTTACAATGCACCAAAAGCGCTAAAAACAAAATTTGCTACGGGGGATTTTACAGATAGGTTGTGGGGCGTATCTGAAAAAAACGAGTTTTTTAGTTATTGGGAAATTGAACTCATGGATATGGACCCGTTAATTTTATTGTATGGTCAAAGAAATTTGGCAGAAGAATTACTTGTAGCGGCTAGTCCATCAGTCGACTGGCAACAGAAGAGATTAAGTTTATCAGCTGAAATGAAAAAACGCATAACTAAAACAGATGCTTGGATGCAGCTTATTAGCGCAGAAGGTCAAGTGTTGGATGAGTACGGTGAAGTCAACAAAAGTAGTCAATATACTATACAAGAATTAGGAGAATTGCAGGATCAAAATCAGTTTCTTTCATCAGTAAGTAATGAAGATTCCAATCAAACAGTTATTGCAGGGGTAAAGAAAATTCCAACCAATGCATGGGAAACGACTTTTTCTAATCGAAATCTTATTGTAGGTTTATTAATTCTACTCATTTTATTAATGTTAGGAACATTTTGGTATGCACGTAAGTTTGGCTTGCCCTTACTAGTCTTGATGCAGTGGATTCAAAATCTTGGAGAAGGCCGATACGAACAACCATCACAACAGAGAAATGGTTCCTCTATTGTCAATAAAAAAGGAAAAGTAAAGAGGAAGTACAGGCTCTATAAAGACCTGATTGCAACACTTGAAGACTTGACTATAACGCTGAAAATTCACAAACAGCAACAAGAAACGTTAGAGAAAACGCGAGAAGACTGGATTAGCGGATTATCACATGATTTAAAAACACCCTTATCGTCAATTTCGGGTTATGCTCAAATGCTTGAAGCTCCCGAATATGTTTGGTCTACGCAAGAAACCAGGAAGTTCGCTACTATCATGAAAGAAAAGTCTTCTTATATGATGGAATTGCTGGAAGAGCTTACGTTAACGTTTAGGTTAAAAAATCATGCACTTCCATTGGTTAAAGAAGACACAGATATAAATGAATTTATCCGTCGAATTGTTATTCAGTTTATCAATGATCCTTCAGCTTCCAATATGAAATTTAACTTTGAACCAGCATCTTCAAGTATCCGTGCGCAGATTGATCCGAAGTGGTTTCAGCGAATAATCGACAATTTAATTGCCAATGCGATAAAATACAATCCATCCGGTACAGAAATTAAAATCTCCATCACGGCAATTGAGCAGCATTTGTTTATCGTACTCATTGAAGATGATGGGGTAGGAATGGAAACAGAAACACTAGATAAGCTATTCAACCGATACTATCGTGGTACTAACACTGAAGATGTGACAAGTGGAACGGGACTTGGATTAGCTATTACTAAACAACTGGTTCAACTTCACAACGGTTCAATACACATAGATAGTGTACTCGAGAAAGGCACTATTGTGCGTCTTATTGTACCCAGTAAGTAG